From one Paenibacillus sp. FSL K6-1330 genomic stretch:
- a CDS encoding glycoside hydrolase family 18 protein translates to MTKYIVAGYAVDSVLPDMTHEDLLKLTHLNVAFGHVKNDEITTEHLKNGEVVRNIKRDHPTLTVLLSVGGWSAGGFSEAASTEGGRDRMAASAIRVLEEYPFDGIDLDWEYPCYGEADIGSSPDDKRNFTLLLKTIREALDAKGSRDGRHYLLTIAAGADQYYVDGTEMAEVQQYLDFVQLMTYDMRGGFQVLTGHHTNLYTSTGDLFRISTDASVNLFVRAGVPKEKIVIGAAFYSRVWNEVPDRNHGLHQMAGSTGGYGPAFAELAAEYINKNGYIRYWDEEACAPYLFNGSSLISYDDEESIQCKCNYVKEQGLAGIMFWEYGCDPTHRLLGAMHQGLQSISAGK, encoded by the coding sequence ATGACGAAGTATATTGTGGCGGGTTACGCCGTCGATTCGGTTCTTCCCGACATGACGCATGAGGATCTGCTGAAATTAACGCATCTGAACGTAGCCTTCGGTCATGTCAAGAACGATGAGATCACCACCGAGCATTTGAAGAATGGCGAGGTGGTCCGGAACATCAAGCGGGATCACCCGACTCTTACGGTACTTCTGTCTGTTGGCGGCTGGAGCGCTGGTGGTTTTTCCGAAGCCGCTTCAACCGAGGGCGGAAGGGACCGCATGGCCGCATCCGCCATACGGGTGCTGGAGGAATATCCTTTTGACGGTATCGATCTGGACTGGGAGTATCCATGTTACGGTGAAGCCGACATAGGGTCGAGTCCGGATGATAAACGGAATTTCACCCTGCTGCTGAAGACGATCCGGGAGGCGCTGGATGCTAAGGGCTCCCGGGATGGCCGGCATTACCTGCTCACGATTGCGGCAGGGGCTGACCAATACTATGTAGACGGCACGGAGATGGCCGAGGTACAGCAGTACCTGGATTTTGTCCAGTTGATGACCTATGATATGCGAGGCGGGTTTCAGGTCCTGACCGGACATCATACGAATCTGTACACGTCAACCGGAGATCTGTTCCGAATCAGCACGGATGCTTCCGTGAACCTGTTCGTTCGCGCCGGCGTCCCGAAGGAGAAGATAGTCATCGGTGCCGCATTTTACTCCCGTGTATGGAACGAGGTGCCGGATCGAAACCATGGCCTTCACCAAATGGCTGGCAGCACAGGCGGCTATGGTCCGGCCTTTGCCGAGCTGGCTGCGGAGTACATCAACAAGAACGGCTACATTCGTTATTGGGACGAGGAAGCCTGTGCGCCGTACCTTTTTAACGGCTCCAGCTTGATTTCTTATGACGATGAGGAATCGATTCAGTGCAAATGCAATTATGTGAAAGAACAAGGCTTGGCCGGGATCATGTTCTGGGAATATGGATGCGACCCGACCCATCGCCTGCTGGGCGCTATGCATCAAGGACTTCAAAGCATCTCGGCCGGGAAATAG
- a CDS encoding alkaline phosphatase PhoX encodes MDRKTFLSYLGTGATALAAASAGLGVLEGKASAMSGTANHLFGFKTNRVSGYFEPIEPTKADQLVLPKNFKYDVIAAFDDVINPAGEKFGSGCDYNAFFPLKGSNVRGLLVNNHEYSTIFSIGPVKDGKMTADQIHKNLYYQGMSVIEVYRDEKGVWKMDTTSSHARRINGFSKFDITGPAKGIPALKGATTATGTFANCSGGVTLWNTVLSCEENFEDTAAVSNLPDTHYGWVVEVDPFDKSFLKKHTALGRFNHENTAMGLAADGRIVVYMGDDKKDACVYKFISKSKYDKSKGRANSALLEEGTLYVANLKSGKWQPVTLEAVTKAAAEDKEAQAKFKSQGDVVTYCQEAARLVGGTPTDRPEDIEISPFDNTVFICHTNNDNHGNIHGHITRIFEAGNDLAAMEFDFEIFAAGGRQSGFSSPDNLAFDSNGDLWVVTDISSSSQNKGVHKSFMNNGLFVIPTSGPDQGVALQFASGPVESELTGPFFTPDEQTLFLSVQHPGENTENLSKPTSTWPHRSGENMARCAVVAISGFKLE; translated from the coding sequence ATGGATCGCAAAACGTTTCTGTCTTATCTGGGTACTGGCGCAACCGCATTGGCAGCCGCTTCCGCAGGCTTAGGTGTATTGGAAGGGAAAGCTTCGGCCATGTCCGGAACCGCAAATCATCTGTTCGGATTCAAAACGAATCGGGTCAGCGGTTACTTCGAACCAATCGAACCAACCAAAGCAGACCAGCTCGTCCTGCCTAAAAACTTTAAATATGATGTCATTGCGGCTTTTGATGACGTGATCAATCCGGCTGGCGAAAAATTCGGCTCCGGCTGTGATTACAACGCATTTTTCCCGCTTAAGGGCTCCAATGTCCGCGGCCTTCTGGTCAACAATCATGAATACTCCACCATCTTCTCCATCGGTCCTGTAAAGGATGGGAAGATGACGGCGGATCAAATCCATAAAAACCTGTATTACCAAGGCATGTCTGTTATCGAAGTATACCGTGACGAGAAGGGTGTATGGAAAATGGACACCACCTCCTCCCATGCCCGCCGCATCAACGGTTTCAGCAAATTCGATATCACCGGTCCGGCCAAAGGCATCCCTGCCCTGAAAGGCGCAACGACAGCTACCGGCACGTTTGCCAACTGCTCCGGCGGGGTGACGCTTTGGAACACAGTCTTATCTTGCGAGGAGAACTTCGAGGACACCGCGGCAGTCTCTAACCTGCCGGATACGCATTACGGCTGGGTCGTCGAGGTCGATCCGTTCGATAAATCCTTCCTGAAGAAGCACACCGCCCTCGGCAGATTTAATCATGAGAATACCGCGATGGGCCTTGCCGCAGACGGCCGGATCGTTGTCTATATGGGCGACGACAAGAAGGATGCCTGTGTCTATAAATTCATTAGCAAAAGCAAATATGATAAAAGCAAAGGCCGCGCTAACTCCGCGCTTCTGGAAGAAGGAACCCTGTACGTGGCCAACCTGAAGTCGGGCAAATGGCAGCCGGTCACCCTCGAGGCCGTAACCAAGGCCGCCGCAGAGGATAAAGAGGCCCAAGCCAAATTCAAGTCCCAAGGTGATGTTGTCACTTACTGCCAGGAAGCTGCGCGTCTTGTCGGCGGAACACCAACGGACCGTCCAGAGGATATCGAAATCTCGCCGTTCGATAACACCGTGTTTATCTGCCATACAAACAACGATAATCACGGCAACATCCATGGTCATATAACGCGCATTTTTGAAGCGGGAAACGACCTGGCAGCCATGGAGTTTGACTTTGAAATTTTTGCTGCAGGAGGACGCCAATCCGGATTCAGCTCACCGGACAACCTGGCTTTCGACTCGAACGGCGATCTGTGGGTCGTAACGGACATCTCCAGCAGCAGCCAGAACAAAGGCGTTCACAAATCCTTTATGAACAACGGACTGTTTGTGATTCCAACAAGCGGGCCGGATCAAGGGGTCGCGCTGCAATTCGCCTCCGGTCCGGTGGAATCCGAGCTTACGGGTCCTTTCTTCACACCCGATGAGCAGACGCTCTTCCTATCCGTTCAACACCCGGGCGAGAATACGGAGAACCTCAGCAAACCAACCAGCACATGGCCTCACCGCTCCGGTGAAAACATGGCGCGCTGCGCCGTCGTGGCCATTAGCGGCTTCAAACTGGAGTAA
- the tatA gene encoding twin-arginine translocase TatA/TatE family subunit: MPFGNIGIGGLILILIIALIIFGPSKLPELGRAFGRTLSEFKGATRGLMNGDDENGKKDDAPQTAAAVDKQHS; this comes from the coding sequence ATGCCGTTTGGTAACATCGGAATCGGTGGTTTAATTCTTATTTTGATTATCGCACTCATCATATTCGGTCCATCCAAGCTTCCCGAGCTCGGTCGCGCTTTCGGGCGGACATTAAGCGAATTCAAGGGCGCAACCCGTGGCTTGATGAACGGAGACGACGAGAATGGAAAAAAAGACGATGCTCCGCAAACTGCTGCAGCGGTCGATAAGCAGCACAGCTAA
- the tatC gene encoding twin-arginine translocase subunit TatC gives MRKRLIRTLIAFLVAMVAAFIYVEKIYHWLVRGMDKQLVLLGPSEVMWVYMIIAGVVAVTVTLPIAAYQIWRFVQPALPDGTHRSAVLLIPVISVLFIAGICFGYFVLFPMVLQFMQRMAEGAFQTMYTAQKYFTFMIHMTVPFGFLFEMPAIVVFLTKLGIVNPHRLAKMRKSAYFLLCIVAVTITPPDIMSDLIVIVPLFLLYEISVSISRFIYRKQLQLSQVEGSAT, from the coding sequence ATGCGGAAGCGCCTGATCCGCACCCTGATTGCGTTTCTCGTCGCAATGGTGGCTGCCTTCATCTACGTCGAGAAGATCTACCACTGGCTGGTACGAGGCATGGACAAACAGCTCGTTCTGCTCGGTCCCTCCGAAGTCATGTGGGTATATATGATCATTGCAGGCGTTGTGGCCGTAACCGTCACGCTTCCCATTGCCGCCTATCAAATATGGCGGTTCGTGCAGCCGGCGCTGCCGGATGGGACTCACCGCTCGGCCGTGCTGCTCATTCCCGTGATCAGCGTATTATTCATTGCCGGCATTTGCTTCGGATACTTCGTGCTGTTCCCGATGGTGCTGCAGTTCATGCAGCGTATGGCCGAAGGCGCATTCCAAACGATGTATACCGCGCAAAAATACTTCACGTTCATGATCCATATGACCGTTCCTTTCGGATTCCTGTTCGAAATGCCCGCCATCGTCGTTTTTCTGACGAAGCTCGGCATCGTGAATCCGCATCGGCTGGCCAAGATGCGCAAATCAGCCTACTTTCTGCTATGTATCGTGGCCGTCACCATCACGCCACCGGATATCATGTCCGATTTGATTGTGATCGTTCCGCTGTTCCTGCTGTACGAAATCAGCGTATCGATCTCCAGATTCATCTATCGCAAGCAGTTGCAGCTCTCTCAAGTGGAGGGCAGCGCAACCTAG
- a CDS encoding helix-turn-helix domain-containing protein: MKWNHFKSKLLLKYTLSYISIFLIPLVILTIIIYHNAVNTLRSEIEQTNVNQLTQAKTVIDERMKELQDIAFRIAYDEQLTRYWTHHPYYSRESIGALVKYKATSSIIDELFLFFRGDNSIYSSQGFENLNVFTDRYKFNSWNETEMVRDLNSVPIPTMRPAEQVVQGTKIQNSMLAYLVPIAPNNTPAHGTVMYLIHESNLTGLIESILSDYHGMTYIFDNYGQVLAANHQGETITEQEVHALFALEPGTHSLSLNQEPHSVVSVKSDAGWTYVTAMPSNQFFSRIVHIRTFVILVFSFVVVMGTILAIMLARRQYHPISDLMEFIRLKNDPETSTSSNELEWIKKTLHDYSQRVDLQEPYARNHILLMLLKHGHTGEFPSEFTEKLGIRFSQSHYFVVTMGWESHALPIGDNSERRPVMQLMNDVELPAFSAYAYGVELPQPDQLALIVGFDAETGHDASLNARMEPIALALQSMAGEHTGVSPAIGVGNRYSYPEQLNQSFIEASTALEASMLHGQGSSTFFNALSGSGAQDSSFWVPKDVLLKLVQSLKQGSYDVAVQMVSTALNNLKTEMPSVPLLRCICFDILNTMLKTASELGIHHVVNQLPRVTSYDSLEDLEKKLAGLAAEICAHVEAKSETEESSLMDEIVAFIDANFTDYDLSLGTISSKFSISSSYFSRSFKEKIGMNFTQYIWQKRMDEVIRLLLHTTDPLKDIITRVGYLDTPNFIRKFKKETGYTPGQYRKMHSSNGAADSPDEDDEEYTG; encoded by the coding sequence ATGAAATGGAATCACTTCAAGTCCAAGCTTCTGCTTAAATACACACTGTCCTACATCTCCATTTTCCTGATACCTCTTGTTATATTAACCATCATTATTTATCACAATGCCGTGAATACGCTCCGTTCCGAGATCGAGCAGACCAATGTCAATCAATTGACCCAGGCCAAAACTGTCATCGATGAGCGCATGAAAGAATTGCAGGACATCGCCTTTCGCATCGCCTACGATGAGCAGCTGACCCGTTATTGGACTCACCATCCTTACTACAGCCGGGAATCCATCGGGGCCTTGGTCAAATACAAAGCCACCAGCTCCATTATTGATGAATTGTTCCTGTTCTTCCGCGGAGATAACAGCATTTATTCGTCACAGGGCTTTGAGAATCTGAATGTCTTCACCGACCGCTACAAATTCAACAGCTGGAACGAAACGGAGATGGTCCGTGATTTAAACTCTGTCCCGATTCCGACCATGCGTCCGGCGGAGCAAGTGGTTCAGGGGACCAAAATCCAAAATTCCATGCTGGCATACCTTGTGCCGATCGCACCTAACAATACGCCCGCCCACGGCACCGTCATGTACCTGATCCATGAGTCCAATCTGACCGGATTGATCGAATCCATCCTCAGCGACTATCATGGAATGACATATATATTCGATAATTACGGACAAGTGCTGGCCGCCAATCACCAAGGCGAAACCATTACCGAGCAGGAAGTCCACGCCCTGTTCGCACTTGAGCCTGGAACGCACAGCCTTTCCTTGAACCAAGAACCGCATTCGGTTGTATCCGTCAAATCCGATGCGGGCTGGACTTATGTCACCGCAATGCCAAGCAACCAATTTTTCAGCCGTATCGTTCATATTCGTACCTTTGTAATTCTGGTATTCTCCTTCGTCGTAGTGATGGGCACCATTCTTGCCATTATGCTGGCTCGCAGGCAATACCATCCGATTTCAGACTTGATGGAGTTCATCCGCTTGAAGAATGACCCGGAAACGTCCACATCCAGCAACGAGCTGGAATGGATCAAGAAAACGCTGCACGACTACAGCCAGCGCGTCGATCTTCAAGAGCCTTATGCACGGAATCATATTCTGCTCATGCTGCTAAAGCATGGCCATACTGGTGAATTCCCTTCCGAGTTCACCGAGAAGCTAGGCATCCGCTTCAGCCAATCCCATTATTTTGTCGTGACCATGGGCTGGGAGTCGCACGCCCTGCCCATTGGCGACAATTCGGAGCGGCGGCCCGTCATGCAGTTAATGAACGATGTGGAGCTGCCGGCGTTTTCCGCCTATGCCTATGGAGTGGAGCTGCCACAGCCCGATCAGTTGGCCCTCATTGTAGGATTTGATGCCGAAACCGGACATGATGCGAGCCTTAACGCCCGTATGGAGCCGATCGCCCTGGCCCTGCAATCGATGGCGGGAGAGCACACGGGTGTCTCTCCTGCGATCGGGGTAGGCAACCGCTACAGCTATCCGGAGCAGCTGAATCAATCCTTCATTGAAGCATCAACCGCTTTGGAGGCTTCCATGCTGCACGGACAGGGCAGCAGCACCTTCTTTAACGCTCTTTCCGGTTCCGGCGCACAGGATTCATCCTTCTGGGTCCCTAAGGATGTGCTGCTGAAGCTGGTTCAAAGCTTGAAACAGGGCAGTTATGATGTAGCGGTTCAGATGGTATCCACCGCATTGAATAACCTGAAGACGGAAATGCCGTCCGTACCGCTGCTGCGCTGTATCTGCTTCGATATTCTGAATACGATGCTGAAGACCGCGTCCGAGCTTGGCATCCATCATGTGGTCAATCAGCTTCCACGGGTCACCTCTTATGACTCGCTGGAGGATTTGGAGAAGAAGCTGGCAGGCCTTGCCGCGGAAATCTGCGCCCATGTCGAGGCGAAGAGCGAGACCGAAGAGAGCTCCCTGATGGACGAAATCGTTGCCTTTATCGATGCCAATTTTACGGACTATGACCTCAGCCTGGGCACGATCTCGTCTAAATTCTCCATCTCTTCATCATATTTCAGCCGCTCCTTCAAGGAGAAGATCGGGATGAACTTTACCCAATACATCTGGCAGAAACGAATGGATGAGGTGATCCGGCTGCTGCTGCACACAACCGATCCATTAAAGGATATCATCACCCGGGTCGGTTACCTGGACACGCCGAACTTCATCCGCAAATTCAAGAAAGAGACGGGGTACACGCCCGGTCAATACCGCAAAATGCACAGCAGCAACGGCGCTGCTGATTCGCCGGATGAGGATGACGAAGAGTACACCGGATAA
- a CDS encoding lipoate--protein ligase family protein — MNIPLSLPEDQPVLLLDRTHDLSHQDVLYHFALDELLCRLTGDGGPAVCHLWRHPRAFVMGVRDSRLPHAPQGVAMLRSLGYDTAVRHSGGAAVPLDAGVVNLSLILPFSSTGPAPDFHQDFEIMVELIREALRGTGQNVDTGEIAGAFCPGTFDLSIGGLKFCGIAQRRQRKAFIIQAFIIAEGSGSERARLVRSFYDIAAAGADPKQYPLVEANSTASLEELTNIGTSQNPVHPFIVAVKEVIRSWQSGKELTEAASRFTMPGTEEIRVMAEQMRQRYKGNSI, encoded by the coding sequence GTGAATATTCCGCTGTCACTACCTGAAGATCAACCTGTTCTGCTGCTCGACCGGACACATGATTTATCGCATCAGGACGTGCTGTACCATTTTGCGCTGGACGAGCTCCTATGCAGGCTGACCGGAGATGGCGGGCCGGCCGTCTGCCATCTGTGGCGGCATCCGCGCGCTTTTGTCATGGGCGTGCGCGACAGCCGCCTCCCCCATGCACCACAAGGGGTAGCCATGCTTCGTTCCCTCGGCTATGACACCGCCGTCCGCCATTCGGGCGGTGCTGCGGTTCCCTTAGACGCTGGCGTGGTGAACCTGTCCCTCATCCTCCCCTTTTCCTCTACGGGACCGGCGCCTGACTTTCATCAGGACTTTGAGATCATGGTGGAGCTGATCCGGGAGGCCCTCCGCGGCACCGGACAGAACGTAGATACCGGCGAAATTGCTGGCGCCTTCTGTCCCGGAACGTTCGATCTAAGCATAGGTGGCCTTAAATTTTGCGGCATTGCCCAGCGGCGGCAACGTAAAGCCTTCATTATCCAGGCTTTTATCATCGCCGAAGGTTCAGGCAGCGAGCGCGCCCGGCTGGTTCGTTCCTTCTATGATATTGCCGCTGCGGGTGCAGACCCCAAACAATATCCCCTAGTAGAGGCTAACAGCACCGCCAGTCTTGAAGAGCTTACGAACATCGGCACCAGTCAAAACCCCGTCCACCCGTTTATCGTTGCTGTAAAAGAGGTCATCCGCAGCTGGCAGTCAGGCAAGGAGCTGACAGAAGCCGCTTCCAGGTTTACGATGCCAGGCACTGAGGAAATTCGTGTCATGGCCGAACAGATGCGTCAGCGCTACAAGGGCAACTCCATATGA